One window of the Novosphingobium sp. KACC 22771 genome contains the following:
- the folE gene encoding GTP cyclohydrolase I FolE — MNLLTSLHTCDAVLDDEHEDAAPLAPAAPAGSAKPPVPEHVQEAIRTLLRWAGDDPAREGLIDTPARVARAWREYCSGFGEDPAVHLARQFEEVGGYNEIVLLKDIPFQSHCEHHMAPITGKASIAYLPRNRVVGISKLARVLHGYARRLQIQERLTAQVAQCIWDNLQPLGVAVTIEAQHGCMTGRGVRTPGVGMVTSRMMGTFLDDPRSRKEVLALMGY, encoded by the coding sequence ATGAATCTCCTCACCTCGCTTCACACCTGCGATGCCGTGCTCGATGACGAGCATGAGGACGCTGCTCCCCTGGCCCCAGCGGCCCCCGCGGGCAGCGCCAAGCCCCCCGTGCCCGAGCATGTGCAGGAGGCGATCCGCACGTTGCTGCGTTGGGCCGGTGATGATCCGGCCCGCGAAGGGTTGATCGACACGCCCGCCCGCGTGGCCCGCGCGTGGCGCGAATATTGCAGCGGCTTTGGCGAAGATCCCGCCGTGCATCTGGCGCGCCAATTCGAGGAAGTGGGCGGTTACAACGAGATCGTCCTTCTGAAAGACATCCCTTTCCAGTCGCACTGTGAACATCACATGGCGCCGATCACTGGCAAGGCCAGCATCGCCTATCTGCCCCGCAACCGGGTGGTGGGCATTTCCAAACTGGCCCGCGTGCTCCACGGCTATGCCCGCCGTCTTCAGATTCAGGAGCGGCTGACCGCTCAGGTCGCCCAGTGCATCTGGGACAATCTCCAGCCGCTGGGCGTTGCCGTCACCATTGAGGCGCAGCATGGTTGCATGACCGGGCGCGGCGTGCGCACCCCCGGCGTCGGCATGGTGACCAGCCGGATGATGGGCACGTTTCTCGATGATCCACGCAGCCGCAAGGAAGTGCTCGCGCTGATGGGTTACTGA
- a CDS encoding resistance to Congo red protein, with protein sequence MQGAGAAPLRRAVKWSFILALVAFIYAALLPPALEIAGALLYRQDRWLLLAQASVLAGAVLIARRRMRRLEGQAPLYLAGFALMAPVCLLGHRWLLSAYDLSRDEQMADFDAAVLAGGRLSQPLPPMWRDCADALNTLFMYPAEHRAGWISSYLPLNAGIRAMLGLLGDPAWAGPLMTAVGGLALWGCARRLWPADREMAALCALLYLGSGQVLFAGMTSYAMSAHLALNMVWLWLYLKGRWPADSAATAVGFVAMGLHQPIMHPMFAAPLLYLLVRRKEWQRAAFFAFFYGLAGLFWLWWPNWIWHLVQAGPATARPAGVDFLSRLLMVLSQGNYGKALPDMAVNLLRFFAWQHVLLLPLLMLGFAATRHDALARAIAGGLWFTLIIMTIILPDQGHGFGYRYFHGLIGNAVLVAAFGWKQLKDATPIWRGLLLVTTALACVVILPMQSWMAYRQYRPYAELDQRLLSSPAAYVLIGAVDAPYAKDLVYNPPRLDRGPIRLLRDAVGPEMALRLCVGGKQAALVHPGDYRAIAAFFNSAVNSQAERENGQAAGMLARAGCRVTYL encoded by the coding sequence TTGCAGGGGGCTGGCGCCGCGCCGCTGCGAAGGGCGGTTAAGTGGAGCTTCATCCTCGCTCTGGTCGCCTTCATCTATGCCGCGCTGCTGCCGCCTGCTCTGGAAATTGCCGGGGCGCTGCTCTATCGACAGGACCGCTGGCTGCTGCTGGCCCAGGCGTCGGTGTTGGCTGGTGCGGTTCTGATCGCGCGGCGCAGGATGCGCAGGCTGGAGGGTCAGGCGCCTTTGTATCTGGCCGGTTTCGCGCTGATGGCCCCGGTTTGCCTGCTTGGCCATCGCTGGCTGCTGTCCGCCTATGATCTGAGCCGCGACGAACAGATGGCCGATTTCGATGCGGCGGTTCTGGCCGGAGGCCGACTTTCCCAACCGCTGCCGCCGATGTGGCGCGATTGTGCCGATGCGCTCAACACGCTGTTCATGTATCCGGCCGAGCATCGCGCGGGCTGGATTTCCTCCTATCTCCCGCTGAATGCGGGGATCCGGGCGATGCTCGGCCTGCTGGGGGATCCGGCTTGGGCGGGGCCGTTGATGACGGCGGTCGGCGGCCTGGCGCTGTGGGGCTGTGCGCGCCGTCTTTGGCCGGCGGATCGCGAAATGGCCGCGCTTTGCGCCTTGCTCTACCTTGGCTCGGGCCAAGTGTTGTTCGCGGGCATGACCTCCTATGCGATGAGCGCACATCTGGCGCTGAACATGGTCTGGCTATGGCTCTATCTCAAAGGGAGATGGCCCGCCGACTCGGCGGCAACGGCTGTCGGCTTTGTGGCCATGGGGCTGCATCAACCGATCATGCACCCGATGTTTGCGGCCCCTTTGCTCTATCTGCTTGTCCGCCGCAAAGAATGGCAGCGGGCGGCATTTTTCGCATTTTTCTATGGGCTTGCGGGACTGTTCTGGCTGTGGTGGCCCAATTGGATATGGCATCTGGTTCAGGCAGGCCCGGCCACGGCGCGCCCGGCGGGAGTGGATTTCCTCTCGCGCCTGCTGATGGTCCTGTCTCAGGGCAATTATGGCAAGGCCTTGCCCGACATGGCGGTCAACCTGCTGCGGTTCTTCGCGTGGCAGCATGTTCTGCTGCTGCCCTTGTTGATGCTTGGTTTTGCGGCGACGCGCCATGATGCGCTTGCGCGGGCGATTGCGGGAGGGCTTTGGTTCACGCTCATTATCATGACGATTATTCTGCCCGATCAGGGGCATGGCTTCGGTTATCGTTATTTCCACGGTTTGATCGGCAATGCGGTTTTGGTTGCCGCTTTTGGCTGGAAACAGTTGAAAGATGCCACACCCATCTGGCGCGGCCTGTTGCTGGTGACAACCGCTTTGGCATGTGTGGTGATCCTGCCGATGCAATCGTGGATGGCCTATCGCCAATACCGACCCTATGCCGAACTGGACCAAAGACTGCTGTCCTCTCCAGCCGCCTATGTGCTTATCGGTGCTGTCGATGCGCCCTATGCCAAGGACCTTGTGTATAATCCGCCCCGCCTTGATCGTGGGCCAATCCGGCTGCTGCGCGATGCGGTCGGCCCGGAAATGGCGCTGCGCCTTTGTGTCGGGGGCAAACAGGCGGCCTTGGTGCATCCGGGCGACTATCGCGCCATAGCGGCCTTTTTCAACAGCGCGGTCAATTCGCAAGCGGAGCGCGAAAATGGTCAGGCTGCCGGTATGCTCGCCCGCGCGGGATGCCGGGTCACCTATCTATAG
- a CDS encoding ABC-F family ATP-binding cassette domain-containing protein — MPSFLTLDSVALATPSGQPLFSGLTLHVGREHIGVVGRNGCGKSTLLRAIMGKVPLHAGALSLAGSVGLLEQIVTPGEETAAEALGIRDSLARLDRIQTGAGSEQDFAEADWTLPQRLHDALAEAGLPMVDLRRPLASFSGGERTRLAIARLLIARPDLLLMDEPTNNLDEDGRAAIASLLENWRGGALVVSHDRALLEGMDRIVALSPVGVSVHGGGWSSWVTQRDAARTRAEAEVEEAERQIRAARREAQNARERQARRDRQGRAYAASGSAPKILLGRRRENAQNSAGRAHSHAEERIEAKAEAHRTARAHVEVITPLRLDIPPCHLPPGRLALSFENIDWFAGPRPIIHGLSFAMRGAERVALTGRNGAGKTTVLRLAAGLAAPAGGRIERPVPFALLDQTVSLLDREASLVDNMRRLNPALDENGLRAALARFAFRNTQGDRRVRDLSGGECLRAGLACVLSAIPAPQLLMLDEPTNHLDLESIEVVEHVLRAYDGALLIVSHDAAFRDAVGITREIALPGPTEPVLNA; from the coding sequence ATGCCCTCATTTCTCACACTTGATTCCGTGGCTCTGGCCACGCCTTCCGGCCAACCGCTGTTTTCCGGCCTGACGCTGCATGTCGGGCGCGAACACATTGGCGTGGTGGGCCGCAACGGCTGCGGCAAATCTACCCTGCTGCGCGCGATCATGGGCAAGGTGCCCTTGCACGCGGGCGCGTTGAGTCTGGCGGGTTCTGTCGGCCTGCTGGAGCAGATCGTCACGCCTGGCGAAGAAACGGCGGCCGAGGCGCTGGGAATCCGCGACTCTTTGGCCAGACTGGATCGCATTCAAACCGGGGCAGGAAGCGAGCAGGATTTTGCCGAAGCGGACTGGACCCTGCCCCAAAGGCTCCACGATGCGCTGGCCGAAGCGGGGCTGCCGATGGTTGACCTTCGCCGCCCGCTGGCCAGTTTCAGTGGCGGAGAGCGGACCAGGCTGGCTATTGCCCGCCTGCTGATCGCGCGGCCCGACCTGCTGCTGATGGACGAACCGACCAACAACCTTGACGAGGATGGCCGGGCGGCGATTGCCTCCCTGCTGGAGAATTGGCGCGGCGGCGCGCTGGTCGTCAGCCATGATCGCGCCCTCCTCGAAGGGATGGACCGGATCGTGGCGCTTTCGCCGGTCGGGGTGTCGGTCCACGGCGGGGGATGGTCATCATGGGTGACGCAGCGCGATGCGGCAAGGACAAGGGCCGAGGCCGAGGTCGAGGAAGCTGAACGCCAGATCCGCGCCGCCAGACGCGAGGCGCAAAACGCGCGCGAAAGGCAAGCCCGGCGCGATCGCCAAGGGCGTGCCTATGCGGCGAGCGGCAGCGCGCCCAAGATCCTGCTGGGCCGCCGCCGCGAGAACGCGCAAAACAGCGCGGGCCGCGCCCATTCGCATGCCGAGGAGCGTATCGAGGCCAAGGCCGAGGCCCACCGGACCGCCCGCGCCCATGTCGAGGTCATCACGCCGCTCAGACTGGACATCCCGCCCTGCCATTTGCCGCCGGGGCGGCTCGCTCTGAGTTTTGAAAATATCGATTGGTTTGCCGGGCCGCGACCGATCATCCATGGCCTTTCTTTCGCCATGCGCGGGGCCGAGCGCGTGGCGCTGACCGGCCGGAATGGCGCCGGCAAGACCACGGTGCTCAGGTTGGCCGCCGGGTTGGCCGCGCCTGCGGGCGGGCGGATTGAACGGCCTGTACCCTTCGCCCTGCTCGACCAGACGGTCAGTCTGCTGGACCGCGAGGCGAGCCTTGTGGACAATATGCGGCGGCTCAATCCGGCGCTGGACGAGAACGGGCTGCGCGCCGCTCTCGCCCGATTTGCCTTTCGCAACACGCAAGGGGATAGGCGGGTGCGCGATCTGAGCGGCGGAGAATGTCTGCGCGCGGGGCTGGCCTGTGTGCTCTCGGCCATACCCGCGCCGCAACTCCTGATGCTGGATGAGCCAACGAACCACCTTGATCTTGAATCCATCGAGGTGGTCGAACATGTGCTGCGGGCCTATGATGGGGCGCTGCTGATCGTCAGCCATGACGCCGCCTTTCGCGATGCTGTCGGCATCACGCGCGAGATCGCCCTGCCCGGCCCCACCGAACCAGTTCTTAACGCCTGA
- a CDS encoding response regulator transcription factor: protein MAISDMIKGSLVAAVISNPRLPDNPIIECNAAFEALTGYGRDEVIGRNCRFLTGPDSEPELIEALREGIREHRPVMVEILNYRKNGQPFRNAVMVAPIFDNEGVLEYYLGSQVEIADEAELGRANAARTKVEELTPRQRAVLLAMARGRLNKQIAYELGLSERTIKMHRAAMFQALGVQTAADAVRLAIEAGF from the coding sequence ATGGCTATTTCCGATATGATCAAGGGCAGTCTGGTCGCTGCCGTCATCAGCAATCCCAGATTGCCCGATAATCCCATCATCGAATGCAATGCCGCGTTTGAGGCGCTGACCGGCTATGGACGTGATGAAGTGATCGGGCGCAATTGCCGTTTCCTGACGGGCCCGGATTCCGAGCCCGAGTTGATCGAGGCGCTGCGCGAGGGGATCCGCGAGCATCGGCCGGTGATGGTCGAGATCCTCAATTACCGCAAGAACGGCCAGCCCTTCCGCAATGCCGTGATGGTGGCGCCGATCTTCGATAATGAGGGCGTGCTGGAATATTATCTTGGATCGCAGGTCGAGATTGCCGATGAGGCAGAACTGGGCCGCGCCAACGCCGCCCGTACCAAGGTCGAGGAATTGACACCGCGCCAGAGGGCGGTGCTGCTGGCCATGGCGCGCGGGCGGCTCAACAAGCAAATCGCCTATGAACTGGGCCTTTCCGAGCGCACGATCAAGATGCACCGCGCCGCGATGTTTCAGGCGCTGGGCGTGCAGACAGCGGCCGATGCGGTGCGTCTGGCGATCGAGGCGGGGTTCTGA
- a CDS encoding cryptochrome/photolyase family protein, with the protein MARIILVLGDQLSLSLSALAAADPVSDIVLMAEVAEEAVYVRHHKKKIALVLSAMRHFAEELRGAGWRVDYVRLDDPANTGSLRGEAQRARQRWGAQDIIATEPGEWRLMQDMRDWANLLPDSRFLADREGFAQWAEDRLRPGGGTRMEHFYRLMRRKTGLLMEGDKPAGGQWNFDHDNRAPPPGALGMPQPMRFEPDAITREVMDLVAQRFPDHFGDLEPFWFAVTRDQAEAAFAHFLRVALPEFGRNQDAMLTDQRFLYHAVVSPYLNLGLLDPLAMCRAVEEEWRAGRVPINSAEGFIRQIIGWREYVRGIYWWRGPDYAQGNALEANRALPWFYWTGETPMACLRACITQTREEAYAHHIQRLMVTGNFALLAGIDPHAVHEWYLAVYADAFEWVELPNTIGMSQFADGGLLASKPYVASGAYIHRMSDYCGGCAYDVKAKEGERACPFNLLYWHFIARHAERLRGNPRMAHMLRTWANFAPEKQAQLWRDAEAFLATLG; encoded by the coding sequence ATGGCGCGCATTATCCTCGTCCTTGGCGATCAACTCAGCCTGTCTCTCTCTGCTCTGGCGGCGGCGGATCCGGTCAGTGACATCGTCTTGATGGCCGAGGTCGCCGAAGAGGCGGTCTATGTGCGCCATCACAAGAAGAAGATCGCGCTTGTCCTCTCCGCCATGCGGCATTTTGCCGAGGAATTGCGCGGGGCCGGGTGGCGGGTCGATTATGTCCGCCTTGATGATCCGGCCAACACCGGCAGCCTGCGCGGCGAGGCCCAGCGCGCGCGCCAGCGATGGGGCGCGCAGGACATTATCGCCACCGAACCGGGCGAATGGCGGCTGATGCAGGATATGCGCGATTGGGCCAACCTCCTGCCCGACAGCCGCTTTCTGGCCGATCGCGAGGGCTTTGCCCAATGGGCCGAGGATCGCCTGCGGCCCGGCGGCGGCACGCGGATGGAGCATTTCTATCGCCTGATGCGACGCAAGACCGGCCTGTTGATGGAGGGCGACAAGCCGGCCGGGGGCCAATGGAATTTCGACCATGACAATCGCGCCCCGCCACCCGGCGCGCTGGGTATGCCCCAGCCGATGCGGTTCGAACCCGATGCGATCACGCGCGAGGTGATGGATTTGGTGGCGCAGCGGTTTCCGGACCATTTTGGTGATCTGGAGCCTTTCTGGTTTGCCGTCACGCGCGACCAGGCCGAGGCCGCCTTTGCCCATTTCCTGCGCGTGGCGCTGCCCGAATTCGGGCGCAATCAGGACGCGATGCTGACCGATCAGCGGTTTCTGTATCACGCGGTCGTGTCGCCCTATCTCAACCTTGGGCTGCTCGATCCGCTGGCCATGTGCCGCGCGGTGGAGGAGGAGTGGCGCGCGGGGCGCGTGCCGATCAACAGCGCCGAAGGCTTTATCCGCCAGATCATCGGATGGCGCGAATATGTGCGCGGAATCTATTGGTGGCGCGGCCCGGATTACGCCCAAGGCAATGCGCTGGAGGCCAACCGGGCGCTGCCGTGGTTTTACTGGACCGGCGAGACGCCGATGGCCTGCCTGCGCGCCTGCATCACTCAAACGCGCGAGGAGGCCTATGCCCATCATATCCAGCGCCTGATGGTCACCGGCAATTTCGCGCTGCTGGCCGGGATTGATCCGCATGCCGTGCATGAATGGTATCTGGCGGTCTATGCCGATGCGTTTGAATGGGTCGAATTGCCCAACACGATCGGGATGAGCCAGTTTGCCGACGGCGGCCTGCTGGCCAGCAAGCCCTATGTGGCCAGCGGCGCCTATATCCACCGGATGAGCGATTATTGCGGCGGCTGCGCCTATGATGTTAAGGCCAAAGAGGGCGAACGGGCCTGCCCCTTCAATCTGCTCTACTGGCACTTTATCGCGCGCCATGCCGAGCGTTTGCGCGGCAACCCCCGCATGGCGCATATGTTGCGCACATGGGCCAATTTCGCGCCCGAAAAGCAGGCGCAGCTATGGCGCGATGCCGAGGCCTTTCTGGCCACCCTTGGCTGA
- a CDS encoding autotransporter assembly complex protein TamA, which translates to MNDVRLAAPSRRITRRVGGEISWAALMMGGLLMAGSASAQSTNSAQAASPPPATIISDRDFDAALPSVDTPGGTAPAQKATPPAADPATDPDLAKPLTPLDDFNRQPLRDDNGNAKGQTAPSLTYRWQLTGLENLRDADPVAPIEGDALQDSFAAVSALKQGKGKATNAAAIAARIEQDRQALSDVMSSQGYFDASVQSSVAMPEQGKPGDIVVSMAVAPGPRYRLGAIRFDAPALVPADLLTRQFGVKSGEPIVAERVLSAEAALGVLLPQSAYPFAKIGQRDIELDAATGIGDYTLPVTPGPRSRFGDIRIKGRRPVFDARHIATIARFRKGEMYDSRQIDDLRKALVATNLFATVTVDPVQTGTSAPEGTEYADLVVTQRAGPPRSLSAQAGYSTGEGIKAVGSWSHANLFPPEGAFIASATAGTSEQGLSGTFRRSNAGLRDRTVEMSLIANHTNLNAYEAYTGALKGRISRASTAIWQKRWTYSYGFELIGSNEQDYAFEQAGERRRTFYILALPGQVTYDRSNSLLDPTRGYRLSATLSPEASLGSGGQTYARSIFEATGYYPISDKLVLAGRARVGMIGGASRESIAPSRRFYSGGGGSVRGFGYQELGPKDPDGHPIGGRSQAETSVELRYRFGNFGVVGFVDSGQVFTSEVPTFNSWRFGTGVGFRYYTNFGPMRFDIATPINRQIGESRVAVYVSIGQAF; encoded by the coding sequence ATGAATGACGTTCGGCTGGCCGCGCCATCGCGCCGTATTACCCGCCGTGTTGGTGGGGAAATCTCCTGGGCCGCTTTGATGATGGGCGGACTGTTGATGGCAGGCTCCGCCTCGGCTCAATCGACCAATTCGGCCCAAGCTGCATCCCCGCCGCCCGCCACCATCATTTCTGACCGCGATTTTGACGCTGCTTTGCCCTCCGTTGATACGCCGGGCGGTACCGCCCCGGCGCAAAAGGCAACGCCCCCCGCCGCTGACCCAGCCACCGACCCCGATCTGGCCAAACCTTTGACCCCGCTCGATGATTTCAACCGCCAACCCCTGCGCGACGATAATGGCAATGCGAAAGGCCAGACGGCCCCAAGCCTGACCTACCGCTGGCAATTGACAGGACTGGAAAACCTGCGCGATGCCGATCCGGTCGCGCCCATTGAAGGCGACGCGCTGCAAGACAGCTTTGCGGCCGTTTCCGCTCTGAAACAGGGCAAGGGCAAGGCGACCAATGCCGCCGCCATTGCCGCGCGCATCGAACAGGATCGGCAGGCGCTTTCCGATGTGATGTCCTCGCAGGGCTATTTCGATGCCAGTGTGCAATCATCGGTGGCCATGCCCGAACAAGGCAAGCCGGGCGATATTGTCGTCTCGATGGCGGTGGCTCCGGGGCCGCGCTATCGGCTGGGCGCGATCCGCTTTGATGCGCCCGCGCTGGTGCCTGCCGATTTGCTCACGCGCCAATTCGGCGTCAAATCGGGCGAACCGATTGTGGCCGAGCGCGTGCTCTCGGCCGAGGCGGCGCTTGGCGTGCTCTTGCCGCAATCGGCCTATCCCTTTGCCAAGATCGGCCAGCGCGACATTGAACTCGATGCGGCCACCGGGATCGGCGATTACACCCTGCCCGTAACGCCCGGCCCGCGCAGCCGCTTTGGCGATATCAGGATCAAGGGCCGCCGCCCGGTATTCGACGCACGCCACATCGCCACCATCGCTCGCTTTCGCAAGGGCGAGATGTATGACAGCCGCCAGATCGACGATCTGCGCAAGGCGCTGGTGGCCACCAACCTGTTTGCCACCGTCACCGTCGATCCCGTCCAGACCGGCACCAGCGCGCCCGAGGGCACCGAATATGCCGATCTGGTCGTCACGCAAAGAGCCGGACCGCCGCGCTCGCTTTCCGCGCAGGCGGGCTATTCCACCGGCGAAGGTATCAAGGCGGTGGGCAGCTGGAGCCACGCCAACCTGTTTCCCCCCGAGGGCGCGTTCATCGCCAGCGCCACAGCGGGCACCAGCGAACAGGGCCTTTCCGGCACATTCCGCCGGTCAAACGCCGGGCTGCGCGACCGGACGGTCGAAATGTCGCTGATCGCCAACCACACCAATCTGAATGCCTATGAGGCCTATACCGGGGCGCTCAAAGGGCGCATCTCGCGCGCCAGCACGGCCATCTGGCAAAAGCGCTGGACCTACAGCTACGGCTTTGAGCTGATCGGGTCCAACGAACAGGATTACGCCTTTGAACAGGCGGGCGAGCGGCGGCGCACCTTCTACATCCTCGCCCTGCCCGGACAGGTCACCTATGACCGGTCGAACTCGCTGCTCGATCCCACGCGCGGCTATCGCCTCTCGGCCACGCTTTCGCCCGAAGCCTCGCTGGGCAGCGGGGGCCAGACCTATGCCCGCTCGATTTTCGAGGCCACCGGCTATTATCCGATCTCGGACAAGCTGGTATTGGCCGGGCGGGCGCGGGTCGGCATGATCGGCGGGGCATCACGTGAATCCATCGCGCCCTCGCGGCGGTTCTATTCCGGTGGCGGCGGCTCGGTGCGCGGCTTTGGCTATCAGGAGCTTGGTCCGAAAGACCCCGACGGCCATCCGATCGGCGGACGCTCTCAGGCCGAAACCAGCGTGGAACTGCGCTATCGCTTCGGCAACTTCGGCGTGGTGGGCTTTGTCGACAGCGGCCAGGTCTTTACCAGCGAAGTGCCCACCTTCAATTCATGGCGCTTCGGTACGGGTGTGGGCTTTCGCTATTACACCAATTTCGGGCCGATGCGCTTTGACATCGCAACGCCGATCAACCGGCAGATCGGGGAATCGCGCGTGGCGGTCTATGTTTCAATCGGGCAGGCATTCTGA
- a CDS encoding DUF2256 domain-containing protein has protein sequence MAKMRKKSELPTKVCATCQRPFAWRKKWARDWDMVLYCSDRCRSAKGGQKGLGIAP, from the coding sequence ATGGCAAAGATGCGCAAAAAGAGCGAGTTGCCCACCAAAGTCTGTGCGACTTGCCAACGCCCCTTTGCATGGCGCAAGAAATGGGCGCGGGATTGGGATATGGTGCTCTATTGCTCCGACCGCTGCCGTTCAGCCAAGGGTGGCCAGAAAGGCCTCGGCATCGCGCCATAG
- a CDS encoding NAD(P)/FAD-dependent oxidoreductase — MRIVIIGAGMSGLACAQSLHQMGHQVDLFDKGRGPGGRMSTRRVAVDEAQIAFDHGAQFFTARDPAFRAQVELWHKDGVVAPWPAAKGDAWVGTPGMNAPIAHMARAHNTRFASHAMGLVREGAEWRVLLNDGSRHGPFDAAILALPAEQAAAFLGTYDLTMAASAITARSQPCWTAMMAFPEKLPFEADVLDPSGPVGWAARNSAKPGRPAAEAWVVQASPAWSIQHLEDDAASVADHLALWLAQQSERASLPSPIHLSAHRWRYALAPHSTKGALWNAHLRLGACGDWLLGPRIEMAWLSGTRLAEIIGK; from the coding sequence ATGCGGATTGTGATTATCGGCGCGGGCATGTCGGGTCTGGCCTGCGCCCAGTCTTTGCACCAGATGGGCCATCAGGTTGATCTTTTCGACAAGGGGCGCGGGCCGGGCGGGCGCATGTCGACCCGCCGCGTGGCCGTGGATGAGGCGCAGATCGCCTTTGACCATGGCGCGCAGTTCTTCACCGCCCGCGACCCTGCGTTTCGTGCTCAGGTGGAGCTGTGGCACAAGGATGGGGTGGTCGCCCCATGGCCCGCCGCAAAGGGGGATGCCTGGGTGGGCACGCCCGGCATGAACGCGCCGATCGCCCACATGGCCCGCGCCCACAACACCCGTTTTGCCAGTCATGCCATGGGTCTGGTGCGCGAAGGGGCGGAGTGGCGCGTCCTGTTGAATGACGGCAGCCGCCACGGCCCGTTTGATGCCGCGATTCTGGCGCTGCCCGCCGAGCAGGCGGCGGCATTTCTGGGCACCTATGACCTGACCATGGCGGCCAGCGCGATTACCGCCCGATCTCAGCCTTGCTGGACCGCGATGATGGCTTTTCCCGAAAAATTGCCTTTTGAGGCCGATGTGCTGGATCCGTCCGGCCCGGTCGGCTGGGCGGCGCGCAACAGCGCCAAGCCCGGACGCCCCGCTGCCGAAGCATGGGTGGTTCAGGCCAGCCCCGCATGGTCCATCCAGCATCTGGAGGATGACGCGGCAAGCGTGGCCGATCATCTGGCCCTCTGGCTGGCACAGCAGAGCGAGCGGGCGTCACTTCCCTCCCCTATCCATCTCTCTGCCCATCGCTGGCGCTATGCCCTCGCGCCTCATTCGACCAAGGGGGCGCTGTGGAATGCCCATCTGCGGCTGGGCGCCTGCGGCGACTGGCTGCTGGGGCCAAGGATCGAAATGGCCTGGCTGTCGGGAACGAGACTGGCCGAAATTATCGGGAAGTGA
- a CDS encoding acyltransferase family protein, translating into MHKRDGSERLARLDGLRGLAAAGVVFYHMANWPDLPVHLDRVTGWVFREGWTLVDLFFVLSGYVFAHVYGAPGLLRQRGAMRTFAVARFARLWPLHGVTLCLFALFSWGGGNNASHFLAHALMLQGFDLDAARSFNSASWSLSIEILCYALFAAGAWFGERTLLWITVLAVVGCGWWLAVLGHPGGPWFGETIPRGIFGFFTGQMLWRNRAWGARLPIAALLVMVCAGLWLDNGRISPLVPLGMLTWTAAVLLALRMPVMESAAMHWLGQRSFGLYLVHMLFIHAIDAVWPPQNLHGPAFVLAQAAIVLGTLIAADAAYRWIEMPGRRVIRRAMGAASGGMDQQPITRLPQTATL; encoded by the coding sequence ATGCACAAGCGCGATGGCAGCGAGAGATTGGCAAGGCTGGATGGTCTGCGCGGTTTGGCCGCGGCCGGGGTCGTGTTCTATCACATGGCCAACTGGCCCGATCTGCCCGTCCATCTGGATCGGGTGACCGGCTGGGTCTTTCGCGAAGGCTGGACGCTGGTTGATCTGTTTTTCGTCCTGTCGGGCTATGTTTTTGCCCATGTCTATGGCGCGCCGGGGCTGTTGCGTCAGCGCGGCGCGATGCGGACTTTCGCTGTGGCGCGTTTTGCCCGCCTGTGGCCTTTGCATGGCGTCACGCTCTGCCTGTTTGCGCTGTTTTCATGGGGCGGCGGCAACAATGCGTCGCATTTTCTTGCCCATGCCCTGATGCTGCAAGGTTTTGATCTGGACGCCGCGCGCAGTTTCAATTCGGCAAGCTGGTCGCTGAGCATCGAAATCCTGTGCTATGCGCTGTTTGCCGCCGGGGCATGGTTTGGCGAAAGAACGCTGCTGTGGATCACGGTTCTCGCGGTGGTGGGCTGCGGGTGGTGGCTGGCGGTGCTGGGCCATCCGGGCGGGCCGTGGTTTGGCGAGACGATCCCGCGCGGCATCTTCGGTTTCTTTACCGGGCAAATGCTGTGGCGCAATCGGGCATGGGGCGCTCGCCTGCCCATTGCGGCGCTGCTGGTCATGGTCTGTGCGGGCCTCTGGCTGGATAATGGCCGGATCAGCCCGCTGGTGCCGCTGGGGATGCTGACATGGACTGCGGCGGTCTTACTGGCGCTGCGCATGCCGGTGATGGAGAGCGCCGCGATGCATTGGCTGGGGCAGCGCTCTTTCGGGCTATATCTGGTCCATATGCTGTTTATCCATGCGATCGACGCCGTGTGGCCGCCGCAGAATTTGCATGGGCCCGCCTTTGTCCTCGCTCAGGCCGCCATTGTGCTGGGCACGTTGATTGCTGCCGACGCCGCTTATCGCTGGATCGAAATGCCGGGGCGACGGGTCATCCGAAGAGCCATGGGGGCAGCATCGGGCGGAATGGATCAACAGCCCATCACCCGCCTCCCCCAAACTGCAACGCTATAG